The following coding sequences are from one Sulfitobacter sp. HNIBRBA3233 window:
- the upp gene encoding uracil phosphoribosyltransferase — protein MSDQHLTVVDHPLVQHKLTIMRDRETPTAVFRQLLREISQLLAYEVTRGLPLTSKRIETPMEEMMAPTLDGKKLALISILRAGNGLLDGVLELIPSARVGFVGLYRDEETLKPVQYYFKVPEGLEDRLVIAVDPMLATGNSSVAAIDLLKQAGATNIRFLCLLAAPEGVARMKEAHPDVPIVTASVDTQLNELGYIVPGLGDAGDRMFGTK, from the coding sequence ATGAGCGATCAGCATCTCACCGTGGTGGATCATCCCTTGGTGCAGCACAAACTCACCATCATGCGCGACCGCGAGACGCCGACAGCGGTGTTCCGGCAGCTTCTGCGCGAAATCAGCCAGCTTCTGGCCTATGAGGTCACCCGCGGCCTGCCGCTGACGAGCAAGCGCATCGAAACGCCGATGGAAGAGATGATGGCCCCCACGCTCGACGGCAAGAAGCTGGCGCTGATCAGCATTCTGCGCGCGGGCAACGGGCTTCTGGACGGGGTGTTGGAGCTGATACCGTCGGCGCGTGTCGGTTTTGTCGGGCTTTACCGCGACGAAGAAACCCTGAAGCCGGTGCAATATTACTTCAAGGTGCCCGAGGGGCTGGAGGACCGTCTGGTGATCGCGGTCGACCCGATGCTGGCCACCGGCAATTCCTCGGTTGCGGCGATCGACCTGCTGAAACAGGCCGGGGCCACCAACATCCGCTTCCTGTGCCTGCTTGCCGCGCCCGAAGGCGTGGCGCGGATGAAAGAGGCCCACCCGGACGTGCCGATTGTCACCGCATCCGTGGATACGCAGCTCAATGAACTGGGATATATCGTTCCCGGGCTCGGCGATGCCGGCGATCGCATGTTCGGGACGAAATAA
- a CDS encoding cytidine deaminase produces the protein MSELRDAAVAVRENAHAPYSNFKVGAALRGASGAIYVGCNVENVAYPEGTCAEAGAIAAMVAAGETRLTEAYVVAGSPLPVTPCGGCRQKLAEFGAADVQVTMATVDGAEEVRRISDLLPGAFDPSFMGG, from the coding sequence ATGTCAGAGTTGCGCGACGCCGCGGTGGCGGTTCGGGAAAACGCCCACGCCCCCTATTCGAACTTCAAGGTTGGTGCCGCCCTGCGGGGGGCCTCCGGCGCGATCTATGTCGGCTGCAACGTCGAGAATGTCGCCTATCCCGAAGGCACCTGCGCCGAGGCGGGGGCCATCGCCGCGATGGTCGCAGCGGGCGAGACGCGCCTGACCGAGGCCTATGTCGTTGCCGGATCGCCCCTGCCGGTGACGCCCTGTGGCGGCTGCCGCCAGAAGCTGGCCGAGTTCGGTGCGGCGGATGTGCAGGTGACGATGGCAACGGTCGACGGGGCCGAGGAAGTGCGCCGGATCTCGGATCTGTTGCCGGGCGCCTTTGATCCTTCGTTCATGGGGGGCTGA
- a CDS encoding SGNH/GDSL hydrolase family protein, translating into MVETAKHLRRVIRDTTFAALLSPVLIWQAVGLRRRALKLPEAIGPRHGTSGTGMPLRLLIVGDSSAAGVGASHQSEALAGQLALALSDRHHVQWTLIARTGITTNGMLRALDAYALPPSDIAVIVLGVNDVTHGAPLRRWLKDHEALRGQLRDRAGVRRTYVAQVPPLGAFPLLPAPLRTVLGRRADRFDAALRLMLDRTPDATYIALPETLDPADMASDGFHPGPAIYATWAKDLARRILSDGPEG; encoded by the coding sequence ATGGTTGAGACTGCAAAGCATCTGCGGCGGGTAATCCGCGACACCACTTTCGCCGCGTTGCTGTCACCGGTGCTGATCTGGCAGGCCGTGGGGCTGCGCCGCCGCGCCCTCAAGCTGCCCGAGGCGATCGGGCCACGCCACGGAACCAGCGGCACCGGCATGCCGCTGCGACTGCTGATCGTCGGTGACAGCTCGGCGGCGGGTGTCGGCGCGTCGCACCAGTCCGAAGCGCTCGCCGGACAGCTGGCGCTGGCCCTGTCGGATCGCCACCACGTCCAATGGACGCTGATCGCACGCACCGGCATCACCACCAACGGGATGCTGCGTGCACTCGACGCCTACGCCCTGCCGCCATCGGACATCGCGGTCATCGTGCTGGGGGTGAACGACGTGACCCACGGTGCGCCACTGCGGCGCTGGCTGAAAGATCACGAGGCGCTGCGCGGCCAGCTGCGCGACCGGGCGGGCGTGCGCCGCACATATGTCGCACAGGTGCCGCCGCTGGGCGCGTTCCCACTGCTGCCCGCACCGCTGCGCACAGTACTGGGCCGCCGTGCCGACCGCTTCGATGCGGCGTTACGCCTGATGCTCGACCGGACGCCGGACGCGACCTATATCGCGCTTCCCGAAACGCTCGACCCTGCGGATATGGCGTCGGACGGGTTTCACCCCGGCCCCGCGATCTATGCGACCTGGGCAAAAGATCTGGCCCGCCGGATCCTCTCCGACGGGCCAGAAGGCTGA
- a CDS encoding GNAT family N-acetyltransferase yields the protein MQIRPAVAADTAEIARIWHLGWHQAHAGLVDADLVRLRDPSEFANRTAARIDRTWVAEKDGALAGFYMIEGSELYQFYVDADHRGAGVAKEMMAAAEADLPAPRAWLACTVGNDRAAAFYTKCGWENRGPEDCAVETSEGPRNVRIWRFERDIAAA from the coding sequence ATGCAAATCAGACCGGCAGTGGCGGCGGACACAGCAGAGATCGCGCGCATCTGGCATCTGGGCTGGCATCAGGCCCACGCGGGGCTGGTGGATGCCGACCTCGTGCGGTTGCGCGACCCCTCTGAATTCGCCAATCGGACCGCCGCGCGCATCGACCGGACGTGGGTGGCCGAAAAGGATGGGGCGCTTGCGGGGTTCTACATGATCGAGGGCAGCGAGCTCTACCAGTTCTACGTTGATGCAGACCACCGCGGTGCGGGTGTCGCCAAGGAGATGATGGCCGCGGCAGAGGCGGATCTGCCTGCGCCGCGCGCGTGGCTGGCCTGCACCGTCGGAAACGACCGCGCGGCGGCATTCTACACCAAATGCGGTTGGGAAAACCGCGGGCCCGAGGACTGCGCGGTTGAAACCTCGGAAGGTCCGCGCAACGTGCGGATCTGGCGGTTCGAGCGCGACATCGCGGCGGCCTGA
- a CDS encoding thymidine phosphorylase: protein MAARDILAKLRHDRPLSVEDLQWIAAALADGRLSDAQAGAFAMGVCRSGLDEAGRVALTQAMCASGTVLQWDLDKPVLDKHSTGGVGDCVSLVLAPALAACGAYVPMISGRGLGHTGGTLDKMEAIPGVGVMLEEARLRRVVADVGCAIVGATGDIAPADKRLYAVRDVTSTVDSLDLICASILSKKLAAGLEGLVLDVKVGSGAFMKDIEAARALAQALVGTANAAGCPTQAVLSDMNQPLVPSLGNALEVAEVMEVLTGVHAGPIVDLCAALGGALLDRADLAADAETGEEMIREVISDGRAAERFGAMVAALGGPVRFVEQWQRFLPEATVLREVPAPESGVVQNIDGAALGMAVVDLGGGRMVESDPVDPAVGLAEVVRLGTRVRKGQPLARVHAARPAQADAAVAAVQAAITLGETAPAPLPLIIERVG, encoded by the coding sequence ATGGCGGCGCGCGACATACTGGCAAAATTGCGCCACGACCGGCCGCTGAGCGTGGAAGACCTGCAATGGATCGCGGCAGCACTGGCCGATGGCCGTCTGAGCGATGCGCAGGCGGGCGCCTTCGCCATGGGCGTGTGCCGCTCAGGGCTGGACGAGGCGGGGCGCGTGGCGCTGACGCAGGCGATGTGTGCCTCCGGGACGGTTCTGCAGTGGGATCTCGACAAGCCTGTCCTGGACAAGCATTCCACGGGCGGTGTCGGTGACTGTGTGAGCCTCGTCCTCGCGCCGGCGCTGGCCGCCTGCGGGGCCTATGTGCCGATGATATCGGGGCGCGGCCTTGGTCATACCGGCGGCACACTTGACAAGATGGAGGCGATCCCCGGCGTCGGTGTGATGCTGGAGGAGGCGCGGCTGCGCCGTGTCGTGGCCGATGTCGGCTGTGCCATTGTCGGCGCGACAGGCGATATCGCCCCCGCCGACAAGAGGCTCTACGCGGTCCGTGACGTGACCTCGACCGTGGACAGTCTGGACCTGATCTGCGCGTCGATCCTCTCGAAAAAGCTGGCAGCGGGTCTGGAAGGTCTGGTGCTGGACGTGAAGGTCGGATCGGGCGCATTCATGAAAGACATCGAAGCCGCGCGCGCGCTGGCGCAGGCGCTGGTGGGGACGGCGAATGCGGCGGGCTGTCCCACGCAGGCCGTGCTGAGCGACATGAACCAGCCGCTGGTCCCCAGCCTGGGCAACGCGCTGGAGGTGGCCGAAGTCATGGAGGTGCTGACGGGGGTGCACGCCGGCCCGATCGTGGATCTTTGCGCGGCGCTGGGCGGCGCGCTGCTTGACCGTGCCGATCTGGCCGCAGACGCCGAGACCGGAGAGGAAATGATCCGTGAGGTGATTTCCGACGGACGGGCCGCCGAGCGGTTCGGCGCGATGGTCGCGGCCCTCGGCGGGCCGGTGCGCTTCGTCGAGCAATGGCAGAGGTTCCTGCCGGAGGCGACGGTTCTGCGCGAGGTGCCCGCGCCCGAATCGGGTGTGGTGCAGAACATCGACGGCGCGGCGCTGGGCATGGCGGTCGTCGATCTGGGGGGCGGTCGCATGGTCGAAAGCGATCCGGTCGATCCCGCCGTCGGCCTTGCCGAGGTGGTCCGGCTGGGCACCCGCGTCCGCAAGGGGCAGCCGCTGGCCCGTGTCCACGCCGCGCGGCCCGCGCAGGCGGATGCCGCCGTTGCCGCGGTTCAGGCCGCAATCACGCTGGGCGAAACTGCGCCCGCGCCACTGCCGCTGATCATCGAGAGGGTGGGCTGA
- a CDS encoding NADP-dependent malic enzyme, producing the protein MSDTSNARQAALDYHAFPKPGKLEIRATKPLANGRDLARAYSPGVAEACLEIQKDPATAALYTSRANLVAVVTNGTAVLGLGNIGALASKPVMEGKAVLFKKFASIDCFDIELDESDPEKLAEIVCALEPSFGAINLEDIKAPDCFTVERICRERMNIPVFHDDQHGTAIVVGAAATNALHVAGKRFEDIKIVSTGGGAAGIACLNMLLKLGVKRENVWLCDIHGLVHKGREIDMNPIKSEYAQDTELRTLDDVIDGADLFLGLSGPNVLTPEMVARMASRPIIFALANPNPEIMPDVARAVAPDAIIATGRSDFPNQVNNVLCFPFIFRGALDVGATTINDEMKIACIEGIAALARATTSAEAAAAYKGEQMTFGPDYLIPKPFDPRLVGIVSTAVAKAAMETGVATRPLDDLVAYKTRLDGSVFKSALLMRPVFQAARLAPRRIVFAEGEDERVLRAAQAITEETTERPILIGRPEVIEARLERAGMTLRIGETVEVVNPENDPRYRDYWETYHNLMARRGVSPDIARAIMRTNTTAIGAVMVHRGEADSLICGTFGEVRWHLNYIEQVLGRDGHRPHGALSMMILEDGPLFIADTQVHQHPTPEQLAEIAIGAARHVRRFGITPNVALCSQSQFGNQGEGSGSRLRRAIRILDEAQVDFSYEGEMNIDTALDPELRARLFPGNRMQGPANVLVFGHADAASGVRNILKMKADGLEVGPILMGMGNRAHIVSPAITARGLLNMAAIAGTPVAEYG; encoded by the coding sequence ATGTCCGACACATCCAACGCGCGTCAGGCGGCGCTAGATTATCACGCCTTTCCCAAGCCCGGAAAACTGGAAATCCGCGCGACCAAGCCGCTGGCGAACGGGCGCGATTTGGCCCGCGCCTACAGCCCCGGCGTGGCGGAGGCCTGCCTCGAGATCCAGAAGGATCCGGCCACTGCGGCGCTCTATACCTCCCGCGCAAATCTTGTGGCGGTGGTGACGAACGGCACGGCGGTGCTGGGCCTTGGCAACATCGGCGCGCTGGCATCGAAACCGGTCATGGAGGGCAAGGCGGTCCTGTTCAAGAAATTCGCCAGCATCGACTGTTTCGACATCGAACTCGACGAAAGCGATCCCGAAAAGCTGGCCGAGATCGTCTGCGCGCTGGAGCCGTCCTTCGGGGCGATCAACCTTGAGGATATCAAGGCGCCGGATTGCTTCACGGTCGAGCGGATCTGCCGCGAGCGCATGAACATCCCCGTGTTCCACGATGACCAGCACGGCACCGCGATTGTCGTGGGCGCCGCCGCCACCAACGCGCTGCATGTGGCGGGAAAGCGTTTCGAGGATATCAAGATCGTCTCGACCGGTGGCGGCGCTGCGGGCATCGCCTGCCTGAACATGCTGCTGAAACTCGGCGTCAAGCGCGAGAACGTATGGCTGTGCGACATCCACGGCCTTGTCCACAAGGGCCGCGAGATCGACATGAATCCGATCAAGTCGGAATACGCGCAGGACACGGAGCTGCGCACGCTCGACGATGTGATCGACGGCGCGGACCTGTTCCTCGGCCTCTCCGGCCCCAACGTGCTGACGCCCGAAATGGTAGCGCGGATGGCGTCACGCCCGATCATCTTTGCGCTGGCCAATCCGAACCCGGAAATCATGCCCGATGTCGCCCGCGCGGTCGCCCCGGACGCGATCATCGCCACAGGCCGGTCCGATTTTCCCAATCAGGTCAACAACGTCTTGTGTTTTCCCTTCATCTTTCGCGGAGCGCTGGATGTAGGGGCGACCACAATCAACGACGAGATGAAGATCGCCTGCATTGAAGGCATCGCCGCACTGGCCCGCGCCACCACCTCTGCCGAGGCGGCCGCCGCCTACAAGGGCGAGCAGATGACTTTCGGGCCCGACTACCTGATCCCCAAACCCTTCGATCCGCGTCTGGTCGGCATCGTATCGACCGCCGTGGCCAAGGCCGCGATGGAAACCGGCGTTGCCACCAGACCGCTGGACGATCTGGTCGCCTACAAGACCCGCCTTGACGGATCGGTGTTCAAATCCGCCCTGCTCATGCGGCCCGTGTTTCAGGCGGCGCGCCTTGCCCCGCGCCGCATCGTCTTTGCCGAAGGCGAGGACGAGCGCGTGCTGCGCGCCGCGCAGGCCATCACCGAGGAAACGACGGAACGCCCGATCCTGATTGGCCGTCCCGAGGTGATCGAGGCACGGCTCGAGCGCGCCGGCATGACCCTGCGCATCGGCGAGACCGTCGAGGTCGTGAACCCCGAAAACGACCCGCGCTACCGCGACTACTGGGAGACCTACCACAACCTCATGGCGCGCCGCGGGGTGTCGCCCGATATCGCGCGCGCGATCATGCGCACCAACACCACCGCCATCGGCGCGGTCATGGTGCACCGCGGCGAGGCAGACAGCCTGATCTGCGGCACCTTCGGAGAGGTCCGCTGGCATCTGAATTACATCGAACAGGTGCTCGGGCGCGACGGCCACCGCCCCCACGGTGCCCTGTCGATGATGATTCTCGAGGACGGCCCGCTGTTTATCGCCGATACGCAGGTGCACCAGCATCCCACGCCCGAACAGCTTGCCGAAATCGCCATCGGCGCCGCCCGCCACGTGCGCCGCTTCGGCATCACGCCCAATGTCGCCCTGTGCAGCCAAAGCCAGTTCGGCAATCAGGGCGAAGGCTCCGGCAGCCGTCTGCGCCGCGCGATCCGCATTCTGGACGAGGCGCAGGTCGATTTCAGCTACGAGGGCGAGATGAACATCGACACCGCGCTCGACCCCGAGCTGCGGGCGCGCCTGTTTCCCGGCAACCGCATGCAGGGGCCCGCGAACGTGCTGGTCTTCGGCCACGCCGATGCGGCCTCCGGCGTGCGCAACATTCTGAAGATGAAGGCAGACGGGCTCGAAGTCGGTCCGATCCTGATGGGAATGGGCAACCGCGCGCATATTGTGTCACCGGCGATCACCGCGCGGGGGCTTCTGAACATGGCGGCCATCGCGGGTACACCGGTGGCCGAATACGGCTGA
- a CDS encoding SPOR domain-containing protein has translation MKFTRLVATAFILGSISGTALFAQSAPKATPAEFPPASYKGKQYVDSQGCVFIRAGIDGNITWVPRVTRARQGVCGFKPTFAGEVSEAAPAPAPAPAPAPVQTAAAEPVTITNPAPAAAAGAVTPKPRPAPVVRKAAPKPKPKVVRQVAKRPAPIVEKPAVAPVRTARVTDPATACPNLSPLGQAYTRAGKLAVRCGPQTAPIIGTRSVRGDRPETVAAPSTRRVASVDAAPITVSPNRRIVPRHVAVNRVNTTNVRVPKGYKRVWEDGRLNPHRAEQTLAGHQAMTLIWTSTVPRRLINQADGTDVTASVPLVYPYVDYARQQRELGEVTIVRRNGQILKRIRRGVTAALQPGQNRQARVATVARQPVYSTRSAPVTTTQRGVKPAQKRAALKAEVARSGFVQAGAFNDPAAAQARAKRIQRMGLPVRVGLYTKNGTTTRLVIAGPFANDRAVRGAVSKLRGAGYNAFAR, from the coding sequence ATGAAATTTACCAGACTTGTAGCAACAGCGTTCATCTTGGGGTCGATCAGTGGCACTGCGCTATTCGCGCAGTCCGCCCCCAAGGCCACACCGGCTGAATTTCCGCCCGCTTCCTACAAGGGCAAGCAATATGTCGACAGTCAGGGGTGTGTTTTCATCCGTGCCGGGATCGACGGGAATATCACATGGGTGCCCCGTGTTACCCGCGCGCGGCAAGGCGTCTGCGGCTTCAAGCCGACCTTCGCCGGTGAGGTCAGCGAAGCGGCGCCAGCGCCAGCGCCAGCGCCAGCGCCAGCGCCTGTGCAGACCGCTGCCGCCGAACCGGTGACGATCACCAACCCCGCGCCCGCCGCTGCGGCTGGTGCGGTCACGCCCAAGCCGCGCCCGGCGCCGGTCGTGCGCAAGGCTGCGCCAAAACCGAAGCCGAAAGTCGTGCGTCAGGTCGCCAAGCGCCCCGCACCCATCGTCGAGAAGCCGGCAGTCGCCCCCGTGCGCACGGCCCGCGTGACCGACCCGGCGACCGCCTGTCCGAACCTGTCGCCACTGGGGCAGGCCTACACCCGCGCCGGAAAGCTGGCGGTGCGCTGCGGCCCACAGACTGCCCCGATCATCGGCACGCGCAGCGTGCGGGGTGACCGGCCCGAAACTGTCGCAGCGCCAAGCACCCGCCGGGTGGCAAGCGTTGACGCCGCGCCGATCACGGTCTCTCCGAACCGGCGGATCGTGCCGCGCCACGTGGCCGTCAACCGCGTCAACACCACCAACGTGCGCGTCCCAAAGGGGTACAAGCGCGTGTGGGAAGACGGGCGGCTGAACCCGCACCGCGCCGAGCAGACGCTGGCCGGACACCAGGCCATGACGCTGATCTGGACCTCGACAGTGCCGCGCCGCCTGATCAATCAGGCGGATGGCACCGATGTCACAGCCTCCGTGCCGCTGGTCTATCCTTACGTCGATTACGCGCGCCAGCAGCGCGAGCTGGGCGAGGTCACTATCGTGCGCCGCAACGGCCAGATCCTCAAACGGATCCGGCGCGGTGTGACGGCGGCTCTGCAGCCCGGCCAGAACCGTCAGGCCCGTGTCGCGACGGTGGCGCGCCAGCCGGTCTATTCGACACGCTCGGCCCCGGTCACAACCACGCAGCGGGGCGTAAAACCCGCGCAGAAGCGCGCCGCGCTGAAGGCCGAGGTGGCGCGCAGTGGTTTCGTGCAGGCTGGTGCTTTCAACGATCCTGCTGCGGCGCAGGCGCGGGCCAAGCGCATCCAGCGCATGGGCCTGCCGGTGCGCGTGGGTCTCTACACAAAGAACGGCACGACAACGCGTCTGGTGATTGCGGGGCCTTTCGCCAATGACCGCGCGGTGCGCGGCGCGGTGAGCAAGCTGCGCGGCGCAGGGTATAACGCCTTCGCACGCTAG
- a CDS encoding phosphopentomutase — protein MARAFLAVMDSAGIGGAPDADSYFNGDTPDTGANTLGHIARACAEGAAEEGRSGPLAVPHLAALGLGRAIEAASGLPDPFGVIPVGTWAVATETSRGKDTPSGHWELAGLPVTWDWHYFTAREHSFPPDLVDLVAKAAGTDGILGNCHASGTAIIDDLGAEHLRTGWPICYTSVDSVFQIAAHEEVFGLDRLLQLCADIAPHLHGMRVGRVIARPFTGDTDSGFIRTPRRRDFALKPPAPVLSNWVQDAGRPCFAVGKIGDIFSMEGFDEVRKGTDAELMEHLSDLVDDAPDGSLTFANFVEFDSLYGHRRDVSGYARALELFDSGIGRLIARLRPDDVLILTADHGNDPTWTGSDHTRERVPVLIAGQGAGSLGMIGFADVASFVAAHLGVEVPATAKDRSRT, from the coding sequence ATGGCGCGTGCATTCCTGGCGGTGATGGACAGCGCAGGCATCGGCGGGGCGCCGGATGCCGACAGCTATTTCAACGGCGACACCCCTGACACCGGTGCCAATACACTCGGCCATATCGCGCGCGCCTGTGCCGAGGGCGCCGCCGAAGAGGGGCGCAGCGGGCCACTGGCCGTGCCGCATCTTGCCGCACTGGGCCTGGGCCGCGCCATCGAGGCCGCGTCCGGCCTGCCTGATCCCTTCGGGGTCATCCCTGTCGGCACATGGGCCGTGGCCACCGAAACCTCCCGTGGCAAGGACACGCCATCGGGGCATTGGGAACTGGCGGGGCTGCCAGTGACGTGGGACTGGCACTATTTCACCGCGCGCGAGCATTCGTTCCCGCCGGATCTGGTCGATCTGGTCGCCAAGGCCGCGGGCACGGACGGTATACTGGGCAACTGCCATGCCTCGGGCACGGCCATCATTGACGATCTGGGGGCAGAGCACCTGCGCACCGGCTGGCCCATCTGCTATACCTCTGTCGACAGCGTGTTCCAGATCGCCGCCCACGAAGAGGTGTTCGGCCTCGACCGTCTGTTGCAGCTCTGTGCCGATATCGCGCCGCACCTGCACGGCATGCGGGTGGGCCGGGTGATTGCACGTCCCTTTACCGGAGACACCGACAGCGGTTTCATCCGCACGCCGCGCCGCCGCGATTTCGCCCTGAAACCACCCGCGCCGGTGCTGAGCAACTGGGTGCAGGACGCGGGCCGCCCCTGCTTTGCCGTGGGCAAGATCGGCGATATCTTCTCGATGGAGGGGTTCGACGAGGTCCGCAAGGGGACGGATGCCGAGCTGATGGAGCATCTGTCCGATCTGGTCGACGATGCCCCCGACGGATCCTTAACCTTTGCGAATTTCGTCGAGTTCGACAGCCTCTACGGCCACCGCAGGGATGTGTCGGGATATGCGCGCGCGCTGGAGTTGTTCGACAGCGGCATCGGGCGGCTCATCGCGCGGCTGCGCCCCGATGACGTGCTGATCCTGACCGCGGACCATGGCAATGATCCGACATGGACCGGATCGGACCATACCCGCGAACGGGTTCCCGTGCTGATTGCGGGGCAGGGCGCAGGAAGCCTGGGGATGATCGGATTTGCGGATGTGGCATCTTTCGTTGCGGCGCATCTGGGGGTAGAGGTGCCCGCAACAGCGAAAGACAGGAGCCGGACATGA
- a CDS encoding CsbD family protein yields MNWDEIKGNWKQFKGQAQQKWGELTDDDLDKAEGNREELEGRIQARYGKSKEEAKREVDEWMASH; encoded by the coding sequence ATGAATTGGGACGAAATCAAAGGCAACTGGAAGCAGTTCAAAGGTCAGGCGCAACAGAAGTGGGGCGAACTGACGGACGACGATCTGGACAAGGCAGAAGGCAACCGTGAGGAGCTCGAAGGCCGGATTCAGGCGCGTTATGGCAAGTCGAAAGAGGAAGCCAAGCGCGAAGTCGACGAGTGGATGGCGAGCCACTAA
- a CDS encoding propionyl-CoA synthetase, translated as MGYADIYAAAKADPERFWLEQAQAIDWVEAPKKALFDLGGDLYEWYADARVNGCYNAVDRHVENGRGDQAAIIHDSPITQSKQTITFSELQTRVARLAGALVDQGVTKGDRVIIYMPMVPEAIDAMLACARIGAVHSVVFGGFAANELAVRIDDCTPKAVIAASCGLEPGRVVSYKPLLDGAIEMAKHKPDCCIILQRPEQPCALIDGRDVEWHAALAAATPADCVPVEGNHPAYILYTSGTTGAPKGVVRHTAGHLVALNWTMKNIYNVDPGDVFWAASDVGWVVGHSYIAYGPLVHGNTTIVFEGKPVGTPDAGTFWRVISEHNVRSFFTAPTAIRAVKREDPKGEELKKYDLSCLRALYLAGERADPDTIVWAQDMLQKPVYDHWWQTETGWTIAGNPAGCEALPVKIGSPTVPMPGYDVQILDEGGNPLPAGTLGAIAIKLPLPPGTLPTLWNAEARFRKSYLTTFPGYYETGDAGMMDEDGYLYIMARTDDVINVAGHRLSTGAMEEVLASHPDVAECAVIGASDPLKGQAPVGFVCLTKGVNRPHAEISAECVKLVRDKIGPVAAFKLAVVVDRLPKTRSGKILRATMVKIADSEEFKLPATIDDPAILDEIREALRSIGLAQG; from the coding sequence ATGGGTTACGCCGATATATATGCCGCCGCCAAAGCGGATCCGGAACGCTTCTGGCTTGAACAGGCACAGGCGATCGACTGGGTCGAAGCCCCGAAGAAGGCGCTCTTCGACCTCGGTGGTGATCTTTATGAATGGTACGCGGATGCGCGGGTAAACGGCTGCTACAACGCCGTCGACCGCCACGTCGAAAACGGGCGCGGCGATCAGGCCGCCATCATCCACGACAGCCCGATCACGCAAAGCAAACAGACCATCACGTTTTCAGAGCTTCAGACGCGTGTTGCGCGGCTGGCCGGTGCGCTGGTCGATCAGGGCGTGACCAAGGGCGACCGCGTCATCATCTACATGCCGATGGTGCCCGAGGCGATCGATGCCATGCTGGCCTGCGCGCGTATCGGCGCTGTCCATTCGGTGGTCTTCGGCGGTTTCGCCGCCAACGAACTAGCCGTGCGGATCGACGATTGCACCCCCAAGGCCGTCATCGCCGCATCCTGCGGACTGGAGCCGGGCCGCGTGGTGTCCTACAAACCGCTGCTCGACGGAGCCATCGAGATGGCCAAGCACAAACCCGACTGCTGCATCATCCTCCAGCGGCCCGAACAGCCCTGCGCGCTGATCGACGGGCGCGACGTGGAATGGCACGCGGCGCTTGCCGCGGCAACGCCCGCTGACTGCGTTCCGGTCGAGGGCAACCATCCCGCCTATATCCTCTATACCTCCGGCACCACCGGTGCCCCCAAGGGGGTCGTGCGCCACACCGCCGGGCATCTCGTGGCCCTCAACTGGACGATGAAGAACATCTACAACGTCGATCCCGGCGATGTCTTCTGGGCCGCGTCCGATGTGGGCTGGGTCGTCGGGCACAGCTATATCGCCTACGGCCCTCTGGTGCATGGCAACACCACGATCGTCTTCGAAGGCAAACCCGTGGGCACCCCCGATGCGGGCACCTTCTGGCGGGTGATTTCCGAACACAACGTGCGCAGCTTCTTTACCGCGCCCACGGCGATCCGCGCGGTCAAGCGCGAGGACCCCAAGGGCGAAGAGCTGAAGAAATACGACCTGTCGTGCCTGCGCGCGCTCTACCTTGCGGGCGAACGCGCCGACCCCGACACGATCGTCTGGGCGCAGGACATGCTGCAAAAGCCGGTGTACGACCACTGGTGGCAGACAGAAACCGGCTGGACCATCGCGGGCAATCCCGCGGGCTGCGAAGCGCTGCCGGTCAAGATCGGATCCCCCACGGTGCCGATGCCCGGCTACGACGTGCAGATCCTCGACGAGGGCGGCAACCCGCTGCCCGCCGGAACGCTTGGCGCGATTGCGATCAAGCTGCCTTTGCCGCCCGGCACCCTGCCGACCCTGTGGAATGCGGAAGCACGGTTTCGCAAAAGCTACCTGACCACCTTCCCCGGCTATTACGAGACGGGCGATGCGGGCATGATGGACGAGGACGGATACCTCTACATCATGGCGCGCACCGATGACGTGATCAACGTTGCCGGTCACCGCCTGTCGACCGGAGCGATGGAAGAAGTGCTGGCCAGCCATCCCGACGTCGCCGAATGTGCCGTGATCGGGGCGAGCGATCCGCTCAAAGGTCAGGCGCCCGTGGGGTTCGTCTGCCTGACCAAGGGCGTGAACCGCCCGCATGCGGAAATCTCGGCCGAATGCGTCAAGCTGGTGCGCGACAAGATCGGACCGGTGGCAGCCTTCAAGCTGGCTGTGGTGGTGGACCGCCTGCCCAAGACCCGTTCGGGCAAGATCTTGCGCGCAACTATGGTCAAGATCGCCGACAGCGAAGAGTTCAAGCTGCCCGCGACGATTGACGATCCCGCGATCCTCGACGAAATCCGCGAGGCGTTGCGGTCTATCGGCCTCGCACAGGGATAG